One window of Pseudacidobacterium ailaaui genomic DNA carries:
- the rfbC gene encoding dTDP-4-dehydrorhamnose 3,5-epimerase, translating into MDSGMVSSSECRRKCTRSLAGTNPTLYRESMIFQETPIQGVFVIRPEERCDSRGFFARLFCESEFSAHRLETRFVQANASLSINKGTLRGMHYQLGAAAEVKLVRCTSGALYDVALDLRPDSSTFGQWFGVELTAANHTMLYIPRGCAHGFITLDANTEVFYLVSSPYSPDQERGIRFNDPRFSIQWPLPVEHISQKDAGNPDFDPVYHGMESLRGLL; encoded by the coding sequence ATGGACAGCGGAATGGTATCGTCGAGTGAATGCCGGAGAAAATGCACGCGAAGTCTCGCTGGAACAAATCCAACGCTATATAGAGAGAGCATGATATTTCAGGAAACACCAATTCAGGGCGTTTTTGTAATCCGTCCCGAGGAGCGCTGTGACTCCCGAGGTTTTTTTGCCCGGCTTTTCTGCGAGTCCGAGTTTTCCGCCCACAGACTGGAAACAAGATTTGTACAAGCCAATGCATCACTCAGCATCAATAAGGGAACATTGCGAGGAATGCACTACCAGCTGGGAGCAGCAGCAGAAGTAAAGCTGGTACGCTGCACATCTGGGGCGCTCTATGATGTTGCGCTGGATTTAAGACCTGACTCATCCACGTTTGGTCAATGGTTTGGTGTCGAACTTACTGCCGCAAACCACACCATGCTTTATATCCCTCGCGGGTGCGCTCACGGATTCATAACGCTGGATGCCAACACGGAAGTCTTTTATCTTGTTTCCTCGCCCTACTCCCCAGACCAGGAGCGTGGTATTCGATTTAATGATCCTCGTTTTTCCATTCAATGGCCTTTGCCGGTAGAACATATTTCGCAGAAAGATGCTGGCAACCCTGATTTCGACCCTGTTTATCATGGCATGGAATCTTTACGCGGACTCCTTTGA
- the rfbG gene encoding CDP-glucose 4,6-dehydratase: MAKGQCTMENLEVSRLPAQDFWSSQRVFLTGHSGFKGAWLSLWLEKMGAEVYGLSLPPLSQPNLFELLSPFQKSASEFGDIRDRNVVRHAIKSFQPTIAIHMAAQPLVRRSYRDPLETFAVNVMGTANFLESLRGTPGLKAVLIITTDKVYRNTSTGKPFSENDPLGGHDPYSASKAAAELVTASWTHSYFTDLGVEVATARAGNVIGGGDWSEDRLIPDVWRAVMTGRPVELRYPNATRPWQHVLEPLAGYLVFLEALSSGNKDLPKALNFGPSAGDELTVSQVADIMARSLGASHGWVASKDPVFAEMPVLSLDASLATASLHWRPALTAHKALEWTAEWYRRVNAGENAREVSLEQIQRYIERA; the protein is encoded by the coding sequence ATGGCAAAAGGGCAATGCACCATGGAAAATCTGGAAGTAAGCCGCCTGCCTGCGCAGGATTTCTGGTCCAGTCAGCGGGTTTTTTTGACTGGTCATTCTGGTTTTAAAGGAGCATGGCTCTCGCTGTGGCTGGAAAAAATGGGCGCCGAAGTGTATGGCCTCTCTTTACCGCCATTGTCTCAACCCAACCTTTTTGAACTTCTAAGCCCCTTTCAAAAGTCAGCGTCGGAGTTTGGGGACATTCGCGATCGGAATGTTGTCAGGCATGCAATAAAGTCATTTCAACCAACGATCGCCATACATATGGCAGCACAGCCGCTGGTCCGACGCTCATACCGTGATCCATTGGAGACGTTTGCGGTCAATGTGATGGGGACGGCCAATTTTCTTGAATCCTTGCGGGGAACGCCAGGTCTCAAAGCAGTGCTTATTATTACTACAGACAAAGTCTATCGGAATACTTCCACCGGAAAGCCTTTTTCAGAAAACGATCCACTGGGAGGCCACGATCCATATTCTGCTTCAAAAGCTGCGGCTGAGCTTGTCACTGCAAGCTGGACGCATAGTTACTTCACTGATCTTGGAGTGGAAGTAGCAACTGCACGCGCTGGGAATGTAATAGGCGGCGGAGACTGGTCCGAGGACAGGCTGATTCCTGATGTCTGGAGAGCCGTCATGACAGGGAGGCCTGTAGAACTGCGTTATCCGAACGCTACGCGCCCTTGGCAGCATGTCCTTGAACCTCTGGCTGGCTACCTCGTATTTCTTGAAGCATTGTCTTCGGGGAACAAAGATCTGCCTAAGGCTTTAAACTTCGGGCCTTCCGCAGGGGACGAGCTGACGGTTTCGCAGGTGGCTGACATCATGGCCAGGTCCCTTGGGGCATCCCACGGATGGGTCGCATCGAAAGACCCCGTTTTTGCGGAAATGCCAGTATTGTCTCTTGACGCCAGTCTCGCAACAGCCTCGCTCCATTGGCGACCGGCCCTCACAGCGCACAAGGCGCTTGAATGGACAGCGGAATGGTATCGTCGAGTGAATGCCGGAGAAAATGCACGCGAAGTCTCGCTGGAACAAATCCAACGCTATATAGAGAGAGCATGA
- the rfbF gene encoding glucose-1-phosphate cytidylyltransferase codes for MQAVILAGGLGTRLAEETQIKPKPMVEIGGQPILWHIMMIYSHFGIHDFIICLGYKGYVIKEYFANFVLHRSDVKINLSRGRVDYLGNNYLPPWSVTLVDTGAESMTGGRLRRIGHLLSPNEPFCMTYGDGLADLDISALIAFHKRGGHEATLTAVRPPSRYGVVVTEGDRVVRFAEKPSDEGARINAGFFVLEPSVIQRIAGDSTVWEKEPLEGLARDGQLDAFKHDGFWQPMDTLRDKNYLEELWQKGNAPWKIWK; via the coding sequence GTGCAAGCAGTCATTCTTGCAGGTGGGCTCGGCACAAGGCTTGCCGAGGAGACACAGATAAAACCAAAGCCTATGGTAGAGATAGGTGGACAGCCGATACTGTGGCATATCATGATGATTTACTCCCACTTCGGCATTCATGACTTTATTATCTGCCTGGGATATAAGGGATACGTAATTAAGGAGTATTTTGCCAATTTTGTCCTGCACCGGTCCGACGTAAAGATTAATCTCAGCCGTGGAAGAGTTGATTATCTCGGAAACAACTATCTTCCACCGTGGTCTGTCACCCTTGTAGATACCGGAGCAGAGAGCATGACGGGCGGGCGGCTGCGGCGCATTGGGCATCTGCTCTCTCCAAATGAACCCTTTTGCATGACCTATGGAGACGGACTGGCTGATCTGGACATCTCCGCTCTCATAGCGTTCCACAAGCGTGGCGGCCATGAAGCTACACTGACTGCAGTTCGGCCTCCTAGCCGCTATGGAGTCGTGGTCACTGAGGGTGACCGCGTGGTGCGCTTTGCTGAAAAACCCAGCGATGAGGGAGCGCGAATCAATGCGGGTTTCTTCGTATTGGAGCCCAGCGTGATCCAACGTATTGCGGGGGATTCTACTGTATGGGAAAAAGAGCCTCTTGAGGGACTGGCGCGGGACGGCCAACTGGATGCCTTTAAACACGATGGGTTTTGGCAGCCGATGGACACGCTGCGTGACAAAAATTATTTAGAGGAACTATGGCAAAAGGGCAATGCACCATGGAAAATCTGGAAGTAA
- a CDS encoding HAD-IIIA family hydrolase, whose product MTIPRQCAVLVGGLGIRLGSLTAQTPKPLLSCGGRPFLAWILRELVRFGIDDVVLLAGYRSEAVKAFCQEVISTLPKPLKIRLSVEPSPAGTGGALWYARELLDDTFLLINGDSWFDTNLARFFADYERQDHYGIGSILLRHMADCGRYGTVELRDSKVVAFHEKTERTRDGLISSGIYIFNKGVFNYLKSNCSLERDVLPKLAKDNRLSGRIARGYFIDIGIPEDYERSQRELRSRLLRPAIFFDRDGVLNEDLGWVGTRDRFQWLPGAKEALRLATDSGFHAFVVTNQAGVAKGFFTESDVQALHHQIVGEVQQFGGTIDDIRYCPYHPDGIKEPYRQISECRKPAPGMILDLLRVWEVRKEASVLIGDKESDMKAAESAGICNMLFSGGNLHDFVQSFVSPVSLIDD is encoded by the coding sequence TTCTTGCTTGGATTCTGCGCGAGCTGGTTCGTTTTGGAATTGATGATGTTGTCTTACTGGCAGGTTATAGATCTGAGGCCGTAAAAGCTTTTTGCCAAGAGGTCATTTCCACGCTTCCGAAGCCACTAAAAATCCGTCTTTCCGTTGAACCGTCACCGGCCGGCACGGGTGGGGCATTGTGGTATGCTCGCGAACTCCTGGACGATACCTTTCTCCTGATTAATGGCGATTCTTGGTTTGACACAAATCTTGCAAGGTTTTTTGCTGATTATGAACGTCAAGATCATTACGGCATTGGAAGTATTCTGCTCCGGCACATGGCTGACTGCGGCCGATACGGGACAGTGGAACTGCGGGATTCTAAGGTTGTAGCCTTCCATGAAAAAACTGAGCGAACCAGGGACGGACTGATTAGTAGCGGCATTTACATATTTAACAAGGGTGTTTTTAACTACCTGAAATCAAATTGTTCACTCGAACGTGACGTTCTTCCAAAGCTGGCCAAAGATAACCGGTTATCAGGAAGAATCGCACGAGGTTATTTTATTGATATTGGCATTCCGGAAGATTATGAGCGCTCACAACGTGAGCTGCGATCGCGTCTACTAAGACCAGCTATATTTTTCGACCGTGATGGGGTTCTGAACGAAGACTTGGGATGGGTCGGAACACGGGATCGTTTTCAATGGCTTCCTGGGGCAAAAGAAGCTCTTCGACTCGCGACAGATTCAGGATTCCACGCATTCGTGGTTACCAATCAGGCAGGCGTTGCAAAAGGATTCTTTACGGAAAGTGATGTCCAGGCCCTGCATCATCAAATCGTAGGGGAAGTCCAGCAGTTTGGTGGAACGATTGATGACATTCGCTATTGTCCATATCATCCTGATGGTATTAAAGAACCTTATCGGCAGATTTCAGAATGCCGAAAGCCGGCCCCTGGAATGATTTTAGATCTTTTACGAGTTTGGGAAGTCAGAAAAGAGGCAAGTGTTCTCATAGGTGACAAAGAATCAGATATGAAAGCGGCGGAATCTGCAGGAATATGCAATATGCTGTTTTCTGGTGGTAATTTGCATGATTTCGTTCAGTCCTTTGTTTCGCCTGTTTCGCTCATTGATGATTGA